A stretch of DNA from Candidatus Ancaeobacter aquaticus:
ATCAACCGGAACATCAACTTTCGTAATCTCGACATATCCTTTTTGTACAATTGACTTGAGCGTCCCTACTGTCGCATTACATGTGCTCAATAACTCTTTCAGTTTAAGGGGTATACCTTCTTTCATAAGTATTGAGAGAATCTCGTATTGTTTCGGTGAACGCTTTTTCAGTTTTTGCAGGTTTTCTTTAGAAATTTTTTCTTTGAGCAAAGCGTACTCTACCCTATCATCTTTTTCCTTGATCTTTCTTACTGATGAAGGGAGCGCTGATCTTACAACTGCGCCCAGAGAAGTATAATAATAATCTGCGATCCACTTTAAGAGAGTGAGTAGCTGTTCATCAAAAATTGGCTCTTTATCAACAACCGCACTTATTTCTTTTATCTCAATAGTCCCCTCGATATCAGAATGTGATGATGTCTCACAGACATAGCCTAGTGCCATGCGTTTACCAAACGGAACACGCACTCTCATGCCATTTTTTATCTGGGGGTATAATTCTTCAGGAATTCTATAATCGAACAATCGATCAAGATAACTATCTAAAACAATTGTGGCATATTTCTTACGCATATATAGATATGGACACTACGGTAGTTTTGTTCGGAACTATTCCAGAATATCTATGATCTTCTGAACATCTTCCCAAACTTTTCTTTTTTCACTCGGATTTCTTAATAAATATGCAGGATGGTATGTCGGCATTAATTTAATGCCATGATAATCATGAAACGCACCACGCAAGGCGCCAATAGTAAGATCTGTTTTGAGTAATGTTTTTGTCGCATGTGTCCCTAAAGCACATATTGCTTTAGGCTTAATAATCTCTAATTGTGCGAGCAAATGCGGTTCACACATCTTTATTTCATCCGGAAGCGGAGCTCTGTTATTCGGCGGTCGGCATTTTAACACATTGCATATATATACTTCTTCACGCTTATAGCCCATAGCCTCAATAATCTTTGTGAGCAATTTCCCTGCCCTGCCGACAAATGGACGGCCCTGCAGATCCTCGTCTTTTCCCGGTGCTTCACCGACAAATACAAGACGCGCGCGCGGATCACCTTCACCAAACACAAATTGTGTTCGGGTAGAACATAGTTCACATTTTTTACAGTTTTTTATCTTGTTTCTGAAATCTTCCAGCGTGCCGGTAGATTTTTTTG
This window harbors:
- a CDS encoding uracil-DNA glycosylase translates to MEIRKDNAHSVIDDLKNYLVDEHKADRSEYNYMKKNTSTKAKKSTGTLEDFRNKIKNCKKCELCSTRTQFVFGEGDPRARLVFVGEAPGKDEDLQGRPFVGRAGKLLTKIIEAMGYKREEVYICNVLKCRPPNNRAPLPDEIKMCEPHLLAQLEIIKPKAICALGTHATKTLLKTDLTIGALRGAFHDYHGIKLMPTYHPAYLLRNPSEKRKVWEDVQKIIDILE